Genomic DNA from Eleutherodactylus coqui strain aEleCoq1 chromosome 8, aEleCoq1.hap1, whole genome shotgun sequence:
CCTGGATCTACTTCTACGTCTCCTCGGTCAACTTACACCTTCAGAGCCAGGCAGATCTTCGGCATCAGGCAGGTGAGATCCATCAGTTCTATCATAGTCCCAGTGAGTACAAGTCCTTGAGTTGTCCACTTTATTATTATGCAGGCAATGGGGGAAAATGCTCCATCTAATGGTGTCTTGTCTTCCTAGATCTCTACTCGTCAGTATTCGGGGGTCTGCAGATCCTCGGCCTGTTTGCTGCTCCGCTGATCTCCATCTTACTTCATTACCAGATCCTAGAAAAACCAATAAAGAGCGGCCAGACCAAAGCAAGGTCCTCCCTAATTGTCTGATATAAGCCATGATGTCTAACGTTAATCTGTTATCCCTTAGCCCTGGTGCTGCTGTCAGGGCGTGAGGTAAAACACTATCATCTCCTCCGTATAGGACTGTTGCTTCATTATGTGATGGTGTCTTGCAGGACTTCCCACAGAAGTGCATGCAGCATTAAGAGACTGTCCGCCATCTACACCCTCAGGAGTTTGGTCGCCATTTGCTTCGGAATATGTTGCCTTATACCTTCCCTGCACATTCAGGTAATCTGGGTCTCAGGTTGGGCTGCAGTGCCATTTCATAGCCACTAGAGGGTGCTATATCAGTTCCATacacactgccccctgcaggCTGTGACTGGTGCTACACCTGAATAATAAGTGGCACTTAAAGTAACAGCAGCACAAAGAATATGTCATTCCTCCACTTGACTTGTTCCCTTTTCTCTTTGTCCTCGAGGTTGTCAGCTTCGTCCTCCATGTGGTTATGAGAACATCCATGTTTTTAGTCACTTCCACCCTTTATCGCTGCATGTGAGTATAATGCACAGGTCAGACCACACTACAGCAATGACCGGACAAGGAATGGGTGTCATAAAGTCGGTTCTaaaaattcccaatcattgttataaagacctgtaaaagggtcagacattgatttgaaggaatcctgccgtccaataggtggcgctgcggaggtattgcctatttcccagaggagcatgcacggccttataagtcccctcactcaccttctaggtgctctccttaaggagagatgatacttgACCAATGTCTGTTCTGTTGCACAGGTTCCCCCGCAACCATTTTGGAGCTCTGCTGGGAATCAACACATTCATCTCTTCAATCCTGTCCCTTGTTCAACATCCGATCTTCCTGCTGCTCACGGGGTCCCTGCAGCGGGACTTGTTCTGGGTAAGAGTCTGTCTCATTCCTTGTATGACAATCACCAACCTTTCATCAAGAGGGACAAGTTGGTATCTCCATAAATCTACAAAAATATTGAAGCACTTTGCTAAAATCAAGTCACATTCAGAGCTgaactcacaattctgctggttgttcttggaaacagtcagcaagccaACAATCAGACACCCAAGGGTAGGATAAATTTTTCTTAAATCAGATGACTGGTCGGAGCCCGGGTGTAATGCAAAACCCTAAAGCAAGCCctatgcagacactgaacaagcaggaacTAGtggaagatttcagctctgaagtagATTCTGTATAGACAGTATTCAATGGCCATAGCATTTCCATAACCTCTTATCCGATTTTGTTGTAGATCTACATCACATTTCTGGCTCTGTCTCCGGCTGCACTCCTTCTACCGATCCACCTTGTCATTAAGAATAATCGGAGGCACTCTCGTCCGCTCTCTCGCCCCATCCACCTCTGCAAGATGACCCCTATAACCGAGACCAACGCCTAAGCCGAATCATTTACACAGAGGTCACGACCAATAAGAGACGACCGCGGACAAACTCCAGGattttatttatgttttgttttttttatttcacatgataccttagaaaaaaaaaaaaaaaaaaagttactaaagCCCCTCCCCCCGACAGTAGGCATGATAACAGCCCCGCCCACGGCCCCCGTGAACATCCCTCCTGGTCCCTTCTCTATAAACCGTATATCACCACTTCTGGACCCTACAGCGAGAAGTACTGCGTCATTGGCCTCTCCTCTACTGGACAACAGCAGAAAAGACTGAACcctgcaccccccaccccccctaaaGTGGAACAGTCCATGAGTAAAGATCACTTGTGGATAGTAGTGCATCCTATTAACCCCTGTGCTGCTGGACTGTAGGGTATTAACCGCTCCACTGCTGGACAACAGTGATTTAGAAGCACCGGTAGCCTTATAATAAATCTCTGTGCGGCCTCCCTGCATATTACAACTCTTTGTAGCGCTGATGATTTCTAGGTACTGTTAACGGCATAGAGGGATAGTCTCCACCTCTCAATGTCTGTTTAAGGGTTAACTGGACTGTTATTCGGGGCAATGTAGTCTAGTGGCAGTGAAAAGGTTAACAGCCTGACAACTCCATGGATAGCCGGGCAGGCAAGAGGCAAAAAACATGAGGCCAAAGAGTCAAGGAATGGGCAGGGAGGAATCCTCGGGGGAGGgatcagcagctcttcctctccATTCATCACAACTCAGACACGCCCCCTGTGCAGATCAGCCAATGAGGAGGAAGATGGTCCAGACTCCATGACAGAGGGATCTAGGATTAACCACAGATGCAATTAGCAGCTTTGCCTGTAGATGGCGACATTCACAGATCTATAGATCGAGCACCATGTGCTGCTGCCCTGTGGTCACAAGCAGAACTGCACTACAGACCAGATTTAACCCTTCATTACCTGTTCAATCCGTGGACCCCCAGGACTTTATTCATCTTTGGCAGACATTCCTCGGACTGTTCCTTTCTGCCTCATCTGGTGAGAGATAAGAAGATGCATCAGGCCCAGAAATAAGAGGCGCTTGTGCTTCCAACCAGAGATATTCCTCGGGCCCTCACCTCGTCAAGTTCTCTCTGTGTCTCGTCTTCCATTCGACGGATATCGTCCATGTTCAGGTCCACCCACCGGTCCAACGAGCAGAAGAGCTGGCGGTGAAAGTTTGTGAAGAGGCGTTTCTCTTGCTACGACAAAACAAATGAATAAGTCTTACACTcttgtcacatccaaagctgcagccAAGCTTCTGCTGCTGTCCTGCTAGCTCTCAGGCTATTACAGTCTCTGCCATGCCATGCACTGTCCTCTGATGTAGGGAACACTACATCTCTCACAATGCAATGCGGCAGAGGAGATCTTACCTTGTGGATAAATTTCTCCATTCTGCCCTGAAGACCCCACCACCGGAACTTGACCGTGACCAACTTGTAGGCACACATATGAGGGCATGAGGGGTTGTTCAACACTTCTTTCTACAACCAAACATGAAGAAGCTGATCAGCTCTCTACAGACCTTGAATAGCATAGAACAGATATTGATGCAGATTCTCTGTtgttctgcctgtgtcagtcttcactgcagttctAGCATTCTATTCATGAGCCAGGATTAGGGAATagtgggaggagccagaataaagtGAATGTAAGGCATAAGATAATAGAGCAGGGTTCCCAGGATCAAGATGGGAGCGGTTTTATGTAGTGAACTGCCCCTTTAATAAAGTAGAAGAACCTTACCATCCAGTCTTTATTTAAGGGTCCTCTCCCCGTCTTCTCCGACCTGTAGGTTGCAGGATCTTCTTCTGGTTTGTAGTCCTGTGGAGACACAAGCAGACTTGGGTATAGACGCAGTCCAGTTTCAGGCGGACGCTTTGGCACTTGCTAACGTACTCACGTCTTCTGAGATCTCGGAGCGGTCTGCAATGTCAATAGGTATGACCTCCACATCCTTCCAGGTCTCCGCATCCAGTCCGTGGACCTGCGGGAGACAGAAATGTTTGTGAATCACCAACCGGCGTCTGGTCCATAGGCTGGCGCATTTCAGAGCTGAAAGACACATTAGGGTACATACACGGAGGGGCAGCAAGACTCACATTTTCGAGGTTTCCAAAATCCGGTTTATGCCAAGTCTCGATTTTGATGAAGAAGTCGTCTTTCATGTACTCGTTCTGGAAGGAAATTCACAATCGTCAGACAGGAAGTAACGAAGTCCAAAATCTGAAGAGTCTCCATACCAAAGCAGCCCTATGACAGCCAAAATGGCCAACAAGGGTATGACTCAAAGTAACGGCGGAAGAGGTTGGAGCATAAACTGAGCTTACAGGAAGAGACCACCCATAAGGAGGAAGAGACCACCAATAAGGAAGGAGTGTCTTGCTCCTTGTGGGCGATCCCCAGTCTACGCCCAGGAGGAGAAAGACATTGCACACAACGAGATGGAAACCAGCCACAAGAAGGAATAGACCGTCCACTAAGGCGGAGTGTCTTGCTCTTTGTGGGCAATCTGACTCCTTATGTGCAGTGACTTGCTCCCCATGGGCGGTCTCCAGTCTACACCCAGGAGGAGAAAGACATTGCATGAagagatggaagccatccacaagaaggcaatcttttttttttctcatgggtGGTTGCTGTGTTCGCGGTCTCAGCCACCTTATGGGTAGGATCTTCCACTTTGGGGGCAGTCTCAATGGCCTCATGGCAGGATCTTCCACTTTGGGGGCAGTCGCCGCCACCACCTCCACATGGGCAGTCGCCACCACCTCCACATGGGCAGTCGCCACCACCTCCACATGGGCAGTCGCCACCACCTCCACATGGGCAGTCGCCACCACCTCCACATGGGCAGTCGCCACCACCTCCACATGGGCAGTCGCCACCACCTCCACATGGGCAGTCGCCACCACCTCCACATGGGCAGTCGCCACCACCTCCTCATGGGCAGTCGCCACCACCTCCTCATGGGCAGTCGCCACCACCTCCTCATGGGCAGTCGCCACCACCTCCTCATGGGCAGTCTCTGCCCAGGAGGAGGAAGACCACACAAGAGGACATAGAATCCACCTACAATCATACAGAGCAGACGCAttgatataatgtatatactcACAGTGACGACTGATGTTCCAGGAGagcggcgggagggggggggggggggggggagagagagagagacattatATGATTATTACAGCCTATTAAGACACTATCATAAGGCTCAGTGTATCCGAGCAGAGAACCAACACTCACTGGTGCGGCAGTACGGATACGCGTTCCAGGCTTTCTCATGAAACACAAGCGATCCCTCGGGGGCCACCATCTTCACAAAACTGGGGACCTTACTGCAAGACAAGATAGATATTACTAGGTCAGGGTGATAACATGATGAGCGCcatatttaaagggccagtcttcAGTGAGGAAATCACGGTATGTTAAGCTGTTCTGTACGGCTGCATTCACAGGGCACGAGCGTCCACTGCTAGTACAGAACGGGAGGGAGGATTTCTAGAGGTCTGACACCGTATCAGGAAATTTAGGTCaccgctgcaaccaatcagaagcagcagcgTCACGtacccaaactcctggcatcaaggTACGCTGGTCCCAGGGGAATGAGAGGTGACAATGCAGCTTCGGATTAGCTGCAGCGATCACctaatttcctgtgacatcatccgtcataacaaacactgggaccacagcaaggctgcagcgctggatcccggcgGCAGGGAACAGGTACGTGCATCTCCTATTCTGATTTTAGCACAGGAAGCACTAAAGGCGGCAAGTTGTAAGTCaagcagacaaaccctttaagaaccACAGGGGCACGGACTCCGCCCCTTACGCTACAGACCAACCTGGAAAATGGCGATGGCATGCAGGAAGCTGTCCGTACCGCGCTAATCCCTAATCTCCTGGCCGAACGCATTTCCTCGGTTAATAACGGATCGCCAGGGAGACGTAAACAACCGCACACAAGGGCAGTATGCGAAGGATCGGCACAGAGAAGCCCCCATGACAGTTCTAAATATGGCGTTAGTGGCCGGCTGCTACTCATCATTGGTGCATCTGGACACCATATTTACATCCGTCATGGCGGCTTCTTCTCCGTCTTTACAAGGTAtctctgaggcctcatgtccatcgATGTGTCGGATTcctcatgcaggagcccgcagcagaatccgcccCTGCCGGCAGCGGCGTGTGCGCGTACTCCACATCTTTCTttccctgtactgcggatggtccgcacggctcgccgtcagacatgcgcaggacagattttttttttaaatctcctggtcTTCCCACGGAATCCGCAGCCCGCCCGGCttctatagacttcaatggaagccgtccgtgcgggaactgcagtaaaatggagcatgctgtgattttcatcCACGAGCCGAAACCGCAATTGGTCTgcacttgtgtgcatgaagaatcatttcccCAGAACCTGCTATGGAGGGTCATCGTTGCGGAGGCggtcgcccactccggattcAGCAGCAGAGATCCGCCCGTGTGCCTGAGGCCTCACAAATACTGCGGTGATACATTCAGGGTTTCCATTGCCCTGCACTCACTCATTGATAACCACACCGACGTCGACCAGCCCTCGCCATtctcaagacctctgcttgctggccGTAACTGGACACAATCTGTTTATGCCCAGAGATTAAAACCAGTCGtaggcctcatgtgcacgggcggatttttgctgcggagtccggagcGGGCGTTCCGCACCATGCGCCATTTTActgtggttcccgcacggactgcttctattgacttccaagctgtccgatccgcagctGATACTGCAGACGGCCTGCCCATTCTGTGGTAAGGGgagattaaaaagaaaagaagtaaaaaatctgtactgcgcatgtgcgtccgCGCCGGCCGGGGcttcacatctgcagtacagaacttTAACGACACGGACAGATACGCAGGGTCTCCAGCACGGacggattccgtgcgggattccccATGTAGaatcagtgtgtgcctgtggacagggggccttaacctTAGACTGGCTTCACACAGCAGATTTTGTGCATCAAACCCGCATCAAAATATGTTCCATCCATTTGAACCtcagcataaaaaatatatataaataaattttaaaaaggaGCGACGTCAGTTTTTGACACTGAATCGATTTTGCCCATCGAAAAACAGAGCTAATCCACATCAGAAATCCAAAGCGACCGCGTCATTAAACCACAACAGCAGCGTGGACTTCACTATTACttgtcacagctgagggtttgttacaatgggTATCTATCTAGTCCAGCCAATtctctggactccagactgatacattgtaacaaactagcagtagactggatacattgtaacaaacccttagCCTTTGGATTTAACCCTTGACGagatcattttttaggtttttcctccTCATTcactgtaccatgtaatgtactgaaaaactttttttttaaatgcctcagTGAAGTGAAATTCCTGTTTCTATCGTCAGTTTTTGAGCACATCTgtcttttgatcgcttttaattccatttttttcttggaaacagagttaccacaaaaaaaaagtgcaattctggcgtttcTGGATTTTTTAGTCTGAGGACATGCGGGGATAAATAATTCATAGTGTTGATAGTTTCACAGACGCTGCGGCACCAAATAGGctttaggtttttttgttttcaggTTTTACTATAAATATGGGAAACTTTATTTCTAAAAGCTAATATCGCTTATTGTTTATAACataaaaaggttttgttttttgttttttttacttattttaatttattttgctcccataggggaagtgaacttgtgatcatttgatcacttatggTAACAGCAAGCTTTCTATTAGgccatgccacaggcacatcttaatgcgcagaaatacatggcagccatgAAACCCCCGACAGCCGCCCATGCTCCCATCACCCATCATTCGGTACCTCCGATTGCTGACTGGGCCATTTAAAAGCCGCTACCAgaatagcggcatttaaaggtgaacagctgcgatcagcgcgAACTCCCGTCACGGATGTCAAAGAATCGCGAATGCGATGTGAgggtttccattgaaaacaatgagaaacactccaCCATCCTCCACTGCGGCGGCTCGCTACTTCCGTGTGATGGGGCCCTACGCTGATGTTCACCTGGGTTCCGCATGAAGTCCCCATCACAAAGTGTAGTGTTAACTGACGGAAGTCTGCGCTGCAGTCCGTGCGATGAGGTTATTAGTCCACGTCACGGAAAATAAGAGAAGCGTCACGTCCTATGGAATCCATATTGGGAAATCCGCGTGTAGATCAACGACTGCCACTAATACACACTTGTGGAAAAAAGCTGCATTAAAGGGGCTATGAGGTCAGCGCCCCCCAGAGGGGAAGCGCTGCTCTGTCCCCCGTGCAGCGGCCGACGCTCGTAATCACAAGCGCAGCCCTCACTGAAGTCAGTGAGACGCCAACCTGCAGTTTCTgtagatttcaatgagagctacacctgcagttacaagtgctggccactacacaggggtggcGCACTGCTTCAGCTCCCGGCCCTCGGTgctgcctggaaagcccctttgaACGGCaggatttctgctgcggtttcACGTTGGATTTCGCTACTGCGAATTTCGCTCCTGTGAACGTCGCCTTACAGAAAGCCTCGTTCTACGAGGAGGAGGCGTTCTTCACAGACGAAGCGACCGGCCCTTTAAATTCTGGCAGCGATTGCGCCGTCTTTAAAAATACAGACATGGAAGGATCTGTACAGCCAATCAGATGCGGCGGTTGTTATGGAGGGATGGCGTTATGAGGACATCCGCGCGGAGGCGATAAAGATGGCGGCTCACCTCTGTAGGTGGTAGATCTTGTGGGTGTACtgccccttctctccctcccgctcgTACGGCTCGTTCTTCAGGACttctatgccttctcctccgcccGTGTTGTCCTTACTCGCCTCCGCCACCGAGAACAGCTGCCCCACCTGATACTGGAGAGAGAACACCGCGGGTTACGGAAGCGCAGGAGGCGGAGCCTCAGGTTCGCCATCAGCGAGGCACACTTACCTCCTCCACAGAGATGGGCAGGCAGACGCGGCTGCAAGACAAAGACAGCACAAAGTCAGCGGGGGCCGCGGATGGCGTCACATGACATTACAACCGCGCAATTTGCTCCAAGTAATCATCACCGGACGCAACAGATGGCGTCTCCATCCCCGTATACAGCGGGCACACGCCACCAACCGCGCAATTATCCCTCTTTAGCCACCatatggtgcagatctgcagcaagtcTATGAACAGCAGAGGGGCACAGGTGACAACTGGGGAGAACTACAAGCACCAGCAGGCTGTGACCTGCCTGGCACTGTAGAACAGGTGGAGACCTAGCAGGGGAAGTAAGGGCCACTAGGGGCCCCTCCCGTCTCTGACAGCTCCCCCAGGCCCCTCCTGACAGCAGCTCCTCCCCCTCAGACACCCCCACACCACTGACGACCCCCAACCAGCCATTCTACAGCCCCCCGGCCCGCACTCACAATTCCTTGATTAGGACCATCCTCTCCCTCCTCCGCTACAGCAGCCCCTGCGATACAGGCCGGAAACCGGAAGCCAGGCCGCCCAGACTGGAGGGAGGGACACATGCTTGTGCTGAGCCGGCGGACGGCTGACGTCATCTCCCAGCGACGCGCAGTGTGAAAGCGGTGTATCCAGCCGCAGCGGCGCTGGTTGCTAGGTGGCTTCCCGGTTACTAAGGGCGGGGCGTAGTGACAGCGACGTTTGACGTAGGAGGCGGGGCTCGTGCGGAACTTCCCAGAAGACAGGAGTTACCGAGAAAGTGGATGTGACGGAAAATAATGTCGTAACGATGGCAATCACGTCCGTGATATCTAGAGAGTAGTGACGTCATCACGGTAGAAAACCCTCATATCTGGGAAATCGTGACGTCACTCCTCTATTATATTCCTTAAATATCTTGAAGTCAGTGATGTCACTTTTCTAATATATCCTTTATATAtcaggagagcagtgatgtcactcctataGTATAGCCCTTATATAtcaggagagcagtgatgtcactcctataGTATATCCCTTATATTTCTGGAGAGTAGTGATGTCACTCCTATAGTATATCCCTTATAaatctggagagcagtgatgtcacgccTATAGTATATCCCTTATATATCTGGGGAGAAGTGATGTCACTCCTATAGTATAGCCCTTATATAtatggagagcagtgatgtcactcctgtagtatatcccttatatatcaggagagcagtgatgtcactcctgtAGTATAGCCCTTAtatatctggagagcagtgacGTCACACCTGTAGTATATCCCTTATATATCTggggagcagtgatgtcactcctatagtatatcccttatatatcaggagagcagtgatgtcactcctatagtatatcccttatatatctggggagcagtgatgtcactcctatagtatatcccttatatatctggagagcagtgatgtcactcctataGTATATCCCTTATATATCTGGAAAGCAGTGATATCACTCCTGTAATATATCCCTTAtatatctggagagca
This window encodes:
- the LOC136577110 gene encoding phosphatidylinositol transfer protein beta isoform-like, coding for MVLIKEFRVCLPISVEEYQVGQLFSVAEASKDNTGGGEGIEVLKNEPYEREGEKGQYTHKIYHLQSKVPSFVKMVAPEGSLVFHEKAWNAYPYCRTIVTNEYMKDDFFIKIETWHKPDFGNLENVHGLDAETWKDVEVIPIDIADRSEISEDDYKPEEDPATYRSEKTGRGPLNKDWMKEVLNNPSCPHMCAYKLVTVKFRWWGLQGRMEKFIHKQEKRLFTNFHRQLFCSLDRWVDLNMDDIRRMEDETQRELDEMRQKGTVRGMSAKDE